The window TCGACGGTAATTTTGTATTCGTTTGCCTTTGTTATTCTCGCTATTCCTGAGTTTTCGATGCCCAACTTCGCGCTCTGACTATACGCGCGAATCAAACCATTCGCTCCTAAAAGAATCCCTCCAAAGTATCTGGTTACAACTACTGCGACGTTCTTTAACTGCTTTGACCGTATAACCTCCAAAACGGGTCTACCGGCAGTTCCGCTTGGTTCCCCATCGTCGCTGGATTTTTGCAGTTCTTTGTTGCCCAATCCTACACAATACGCGTAGACATTATGTGTGGCATCATAATATTTCTTCCTAACGGCGTTTATAAATTCTTCCGCTTCATCTAATGAATTAACCGGTTTAACATTACTTATGAATTTCGATTTTTTAATCGTCAAAGTGGTTTCTGAAGGTTTTTCTACCGTTAAAAATTCAAGCATGGACCAAACCTCGGTACTTTAATGTTTTTTGTCTCCACACACATTGTATTATCATAAATTATCCTGAAAAAGTCAATATCGAATGTAAAAGAGGAGGCAGAAAGGCCTCCTCTTTAGCGACAAAATCTATTTACTTGTAAAATATGTGATTCCCTATAATAGTTGTGATCGGTCGGGACCTTACCCATGCATTAGTTGTCTTAGCAGGATTGTAAAATCCTATAGCCCCTCCAGTGGGGTCCCATCCTCCTATAGCGTCCTGAACTGCCCTTCTTGCGGTCTCGTTGGGAGTCATGTAAATCTGACCATCTTGTACTGTACAGTACTGATATAACCCATTTACCTTTTGAAAAATTACTTCCGGAATTGTATTGGGATATAAAAGGCTGTTTACTCTATTCAAGACTGTTGCCGCAACTGCAACTTGTCCTATATAAGGCTCCCCTCTTGATTCGGCGTAAACTAGCCTCGCAAGTAAATCGATATCTCTTGCAGAAAATCTTCCTATACTAGATCTTGAAACACTATTAATTTCCAACGCCCTTAATGTTTGCGGCCCAACAATGCCATCAACCTTTAGGCTGTTTGCTTTTTGGAATCTCATTACCGCATCTTTTGTAATCGGGCCAAATATTCCATCTACTTTCCCGCTCCAAAAACCCAGGCTGTTCAGCCTTGATTGTAGTTGGGCTACGTCCTGCCCCCTGCTTCCTTCTTTAAGTATTCTATCTCCTAAATTTTCTGCAAGAGCAGTTGTCATTCCAAGCAATACAAACAAAAAAATTAAAAGTATAACTTTGTGAAATATTTTTTTCACGAGCTCTCCCTCCTTTAATCATTTCGAGACCGCAAGAGTTTTTTATAGTATACCATGGTAATGTGCTCTTGACAAAGTGGCTAAAGCTCCTTAATCTTTGGTATACTGGTCGCTCGTAATCTCATTTTCGATCTCGGTCAGAAAACTTAAAATAACGGTACTATGCTTAGAATTTGCGCAGGATGGACACTGCTGTCAAACGTGGCTCATGCTGTTATATGTGGAAAAATAAACCCATTTAAAATTTGTATAAAATAACAAAAAATCCCCCTACAGAGGGGATCTAAAATCGTTTTTAAAAAATAAAATGGCTCCTCGAGTAGGATTCGAACCTACGACCCTCCGGTTAACAGCCGGATGCTCTACCGCTGAGCTATCGAGGAACGCTTTTAAAATATATCGGCAAAGATTTCGGCAGCGTCCTACTCTCCCGGGGAATACTCCCCAGTACCATCGGCGCTGGAGGGCTTAACCTGTGTGTTCGAAATGGCTACCGGTGTTTCCCCTCCGCTATGGCCACCGAAATCTTCTTTCCCTATTCTATTCCTTCCCCTGCACCCTCAAA is drawn from Caldanaerovirga acetigignens and contains these coding sequences:
- a CDS encoding YigZ family protein produces the protein MLEFLTVEKPSETTLTIKKSKFISNVKPVNSLDEAEEFINAVRKKYYDATHNVYAYCVGLGNKELQKSSDDGEPSGTAGRPVLEVIRSKQLKNVAVVVTRYFGGILLGANGLIRAYSQSAKLGIENSGIARITKANEYKITVEYSLISKVESVLRKNNFFIQHVDYGEVAQVHVYIPVNEVDKFEKCIKEAGIKQGNVLFGKTTFMKVRY
- the sleB gene encoding spore cortex-lytic enzyme codes for the protein MKKIFHKVILLIFLFVLLGMTTALAENLGDRILKEGSRGQDVAQLQSRLNSLGFWSGKVDGIFGPITKDAVMRFQKANSLKVDGIVGPQTLRALEINSVSRSSIGRFSARDIDLLARLVYAESRGEPYIGQVAVAATVLNRVNSLLYPNTIPEVIFQKVNGLYQYCTVQDGQIYMTPNETARRAVQDAIGGWDPTGGAIGFYNPAKTTNAWVRSRPITTIIGNHIFYK